One Mycobacterium kubicae genomic window carries:
- a CDS encoding alpha/beta fold hydrolase, producing the protein MTTMPALEGVEHRFVELGDDVTIHVADAGPADGPAVMLVHGFPENWWEWHKLIGPLAADGYRVLCPDLRGAGWSSAPKSSYAKTEMGDDLAAVLDRLGVEKVKLVAHDWGGPAAFIMMLRHPEKVTGFFGVNTVAPWMKRDLRMVRNMWRFWYQIPMSLPVIGPRVISDPKARFARLLSSWVGAGFSLPEEDIRIYAERMGQPGHAEAGSKWYRTFQTKEALSWMRGEYDDARVDVPVRWLHGTGDPVITPDLFEGYGERASDFEFELVDGVGHWIVAQRPDLVLDRVRAFLRA; encoded by the coding sequence ATGACCACTATGCCCGCTCTGGAAGGTGTTGAGCACAGGTTCGTCGAGTTAGGCGACGACGTCACGATCCACGTCGCCGATGCCGGCCCCGCCGACGGCCCAGCGGTGATGCTGGTGCACGGGTTTCCGGAGAACTGGTGGGAGTGGCACAAGCTGATCGGTCCACTTGCCGCCGACGGTTATCGAGTGCTGTGCCCGGACTTGCGCGGCGCGGGATGGAGTTCGGCGCCGAAGTCGAGTTACGCCAAGACGGAGATGGGTGACGACCTGGCCGCGGTGCTGGATCGCTTGGGCGTCGAGAAGGTCAAACTAGTCGCCCACGACTGGGGTGGACCGGCAGCATTCATCATGATGCTGCGTCATCCCGAGAAGGTGACCGGATTCTTCGGGGTGAACACCGTCGCGCCGTGGATGAAGCGCGACCTGCGCATGGTGCGCAACATGTGGCGGTTCTGGTATCAGATCCCAATGTCGTTGCCGGTGATCGGACCCCGGGTGATCAGCGATCCCAAGGCCCGCTTCGCCCGCCTGCTCTCCTCGTGGGTGGGGGCGGGCTTCAGCCTGCCCGAGGAAGACATCCGCATCTATGCCGAGCGGATGGGTCAACCCGGTCACGCGGAGGCCGGATCAAAGTGGTACCGCACATTCCAGACCAAGGAAGCGCTGAGCTGGATGCGCGGTGAATACGACGACGCACGTGTCGACGTGCCGGTGCGGTGGCTGCACGGCACCGGTGATCCGGTCATCACACCGGATTTGTTCGAAGGATATGGCGAGCGCGCAAGCGATTTCGAGTTCGAGCTGGTCGACGGAGTGGGGCACTGGATCGTCGCGCAGCGACCCGATCTGGTGTTGGACCGGGTGCGCGCGTTTCTCAGGGCTTGA
- a CDS encoding LLM class flavin-dependent oxidoreductase — protein MRTATTVEFSKDASQVAEFAVEAEKLGLDVCWVAEAWGSDAPSALGYLAARTERMLLGSGVLQVGTRSPVVIAQTAITLANLSHGRFLLGLGPSGPQVIEGLHGASFDRPLTRIAETVDVVRQAFTGDKISYAGKALQIPRPGGDAVPMRLSTRPEHAIGIYLAALSPAMLRLTGRIADGWLGTSFVPEGAGTAYFAHLQEGLAAAGRTRADIDICQGAEVAFASDEDELSRMVANRKKELAFSLGGMGSSTTNYYNQAYSRQGWAEVAAAVRERWQGGDRDGAAGLVTDEMVLATTLIGTEKMVRARLAVWRDAGVTTVRLYPAGQTLSAKLDTLGRAIELVGEIG, from the coding sequence ATGCGGACCGCGACCACGGTCGAGTTCTCCAAAGACGCCAGTCAGGTCGCTGAATTCGCCGTCGAGGCCGAGAAATTGGGTCTGGACGTGTGCTGGGTGGCCGAGGCGTGGGGTTCGGATGCGCCGTCGGCGCTGGGCTACCTCGCCGCCCGCACCGAGCGGATGCTGCTCGGTTCCGGTGTCCTGCAGGTGGGGACCCGCTCGCCCGTCGTCATCGCGCAGACCGCGATCACGCTGGCCAACCTGTCGCACGGTCGCTTCCTGCTCGGGCTCGGACCGTCCGGCCCGCAGGTGATCGAGGGCCTACACGGGGCCTCATTCGACCGGCCACTGACCCGAATCGCCGAAACCGTCGACGTGGTGCGGCAGGCGTTCACCGGCGACAAGATCTCCTACGCCGGCAAGGCGTTACAGATCCCCCGCCCCGGCGGTGACGCGGTACCGATGCGTTTGTCGACCCGGCCCGAGCATGCCATCGGAATCTATCTGGCCGCGCTGTCGCCGGCGATGCTGCGGTTGACCGGGCGCATCGCCGACGGGTGGCTGGGCACCAGCTTCGTTCCCGAAGGCGCCGGCACCGCCTACTTCGCGCACCTCCAGGAAGGACTGGCCGCCGCCGGACGCACCCGCGCCGACATCGACATCTGCCAGGGCGCCGAAGTCGCGTTCGCCTCCGACGAAGACGAGCTGAGCCGAATGGTCGCGAACCGCAAAAAGGAACTCGCGTTCAGCCTCGGCGGCATGGGTTCGTCGACCACCAACTACTACAACCAGGCCTACAGCCGGCAAGGGTGGGCCGAGGTGGCCGCCGCGGTGCGCGAGCGGTGGCAAGGCGGTGATCGCGACGGTGCGGCCGGATTGGTGACCGACGAGATGGTGCTGGCCACCACGCTGATCGGAACCGAGAAGATGGTCCGCGCACGCCTTGCCGTATGGCGCGACGCGGGCGTCACCACCGTGCGGCTCTACCCCGCCGGCCAGACCCTGAGCGCCAAGCTGGACACCTTGGGCCGAGCCATCGAATTGGTCGGCGAGATCGGCTGA
- a CDS encoding nuclear transport factor 2 family protein: MSSPEFPRSELAKAFDKFEQTVARAAQTRDWDAWVEHYTPDVEYIEHAAGTMRGRAEVREWIQRTMTTFPGSHMVAFPSLWSVIDEPTGRIIMELDNPMRDPGDGSVVSATNISIITYAGDGQWRRQEDIYNPLRFLRAGMKWCRKAQALGTLDEDAARWMQQYGGSQ, encoded by the coding sequence GTGAGCAGCCCGGAATTCCCCCGCAGCGAGCTCGCAAAAGCCTTCGACAAGTTCGAGCAGACCGTCGCCCGGGCGGCGCAGACGCGAGACTGGGACGCCTGGGTGGAGCACTACACACCCGATGTCGAGTACATCGAGCACGCGGCCGGCACCATGCGCGGCCGCGCCGAGGTGCGCGAGTGGATTCAGCGCACGATGACTACCTTTCCGGGCAGTCACATGGTGGCGTTTCCGTCGTTGTGGTCGGTGATCGACGAGCCGACCGGCCGCATCATCATGGAGTTGGACAACCCGATGCGCGATCCCGGTGACGGCAGCGTGGTCAGCGCCACCAACATCTCGATCATCACCTACGCCGGTGACGGTCAATGGCGTCGCCAGGAAGACATCTACAACCCGTTGCGGTTCCTGCGCGCCGGCATGAAGTGGTGCCGCAAGGCGCAGGCCCTGGGCACCTTGGACGAGGACGCCGCTCGGTGGATGCAGCAATACGGAGGATCGCAATGA
- a CDS encoding DUF1214 domain-containing protein: MTLESTAAWQELLDTLGGLDRSFLEGERAVTDDRHIADGYRMLATTLGVAFDAYLFHEPGRPQFVAVNTPFRRDRRWGGDNTDAYYYMCPVDPQRRYRISGNKGDSVYFSVTAYNEPSPGAWSDRVVALVRDSDLDVDADGNFAVEFPPTPDAAVLMTRDYQADPLNGRPVSWNIEALDEPDSIRHGDAETAARLRATAVWLRTMFAIVPLPVGTLVEDEHGLGHETVHAANAFADPYQVPDANFGWSARDACYSYGSFVLDEDQALVITHRPPSCRFWNLVVWNQFMATYGASEGPDVRTSINGHSAVPNSDGSVTIVLSRGMTAHPNSVTALGYPRGNLAFRWFLPDGLPVRPETQLVNLSQAPTDVS, encoded by the coding sequence ATGACCCTGGAATCGACCGCCGCGTGGCAGGAACTGCTGGACACGCTGGGCGGCTTGGACCGCTCGTTCCTGGAGGGGGAGCGCGCCGTCACCGACGACCGCCACATTGCCGACGGCTACCGCATGCTCGCCACCACACTGGGCGTGGCCTTCGACGCCTACCTGTTCCACGAACCGGGCCGCCCACAGTTCGTCGCCGTCAACACGCCGTTTCGCCGCGACCGTCGCTGGGGCGGCGACAACACCGATGCCTACTACTACATGTGTCCGGTGGATCCGCAACGGCGCTACCGGATCAGCGGCAACAAGGGTGACAGCGTGTACTTCTCGGTGACCGCCTACAACGAGCCATCGCCCGGCGCCTGGTCGGACCGGGTGGTTGCGTTGGTTCGGGACAGCGATCTGGACGTCGACGCCGACGGCAACTTCGCCGTTGAATTTCCGCCGACACCCGATGCGGCCGTGTTGATGACCCGCGACTATCAAGCGGACCCACTCAACGGCCGTCCCGTCAGCTGGAACATCGAGGCCCTCGACGAACCGGACTCCATCCGGCATGGCGACGCCGAGACCGCTGCCCGTCTGCGCGCGACCGCTGTGTGGCTTCGCACGATGTTCGCCATCGTGCCGCTGCCCGTCGGCACGCTGGTCGAAGACGAACACGGCCTCGGCCACGAAACCGTCCACGCCGCAAACGCATTCGCCGACCCATACCAGGTGCCCGACGCCAACTTCGGCTGGTCGGCACGCGACGCCTGCTATTCCTACGGCAGCTTCGTGCTCGACGAGGACCAAGCCTTGGTCATCACCCACCGGCCGCCGTCATGCCGGTTCTGGAACCTGGTGGTGTGGAACCAGTTCATGGCCACCTATGGCGCCTCGGAAGGACCCGATGTCCGCACGTCGATCAACGGCCACAGCGCCGTGCCCAACAGCGACGGCTCGGTGACGATCGTCTTGTCCCGGGGCATGACTGCCCACCCCAATTCGGTGACAGCGCTGGGTTATCCGCGGGGAAACTTGGCCTTTCGGTGGTTTCTGCCCGACGGCCTGCCGGTGCGGCCCGAGACGCAACTGGTCAACCTTTCCCAAGCACCGACCGACGTCTCGTGA
- a CDS encoding NAD-dependent epimerase/dehydratase family protein: MSAPKLVIGANGFLGSHVTRLLVEDGCDVRAMVRPTANTRAIDDLPLTRFQGDVFDTDTVREAMDGCDDVYYCVVDTRAWLRDPSPLFRTNVEGLRNVLEVAKDMNLHRFVFTSTYASVDRRHGHVATEEDRIGSRRVTPYVRSRVQAEDLVMQYVKEHGLPAVAMCVSTTYGSGDWGRTPHGAFIAGAVFGKLPFLMDGIELEVVGVDDAARAMILAAQRGRNGEKYLISERMIPLKDVVRIAADEAGVAPPQRSIPVPVLYALGALGSLRARVTGKDAELSLDSVRMMRAEAPVDHSKAVRELGWQPRPVEESIREAARFWAAMRKPRRDAKTTGATPAD, translated from the coding sequence ATGAGCGCACCGAAACTGGTGATCGGCGCCAACGGCTTCTTGGGCTCCCACGTGACCCGCCTGCTGGTCGAGGACGGCTGCGACGTGCGAGCCATGGTGCGGCCCACCGCGAATACCCGCGCCATCGACGACTTGCCGCTCACCCGATTCCAGGGCGACGTCTTCGACACCGACACGGTGCGCGAGGCGATGGACGGGTGCGACGACGTCTACTACTGCGTCGTTGACACCCGAGCCTGGCTGCGCGACCCGTCGCCGCTGTTCCGCACCAACGTGGAGGGGCTGCGCAACGTTCTCGAAGTCGCAAAAGACATGAACCTGCACCGGTTCGTCTTCACCAGCACCTATGCCTCGGTGGACCGCCGGCACGGACACGTGGCGACCGAAGAGGACCGCATCGGATCCCGGCGGGTGACCCCGTACGTCCGGTCGCGGGTGCAGGCCGAGGACTTGGTGATGCAGTACGTCAAAGAGCACGGCTTACCGGCCGTCGCGATGTGCGTTTCCACGACCTACGGCAGCGGCGACTGGGGCCGCACGCCGCACGGTGCGTTCATCGCCGGCGCGGTGTTCGGCAAGTTGCCGTTTCTCATGGACGGCATCGAACTGGAGGTCGTCGGTGTCGACGACGCCGCCCGCGCGATGATCCTGGCCGCCCAACGGGGCCGCAACGGCGAGAAGTACCTGATCTCCGAACGGATGATCCCGCTCAAAGACGTCGTGCGGATCGCCGCGGACGAGGCCGGGGTGGCGCCGCCGCAACGGTCGATTCCGGTTCCGGTGCTGTACGCGCTGGGCGCGCTGGGCAGCCTGCGGGCCCGGGTCACCGGTAAAGACGCCGAGCTCAGCCTGGACTCGGTGCGCATGATGCGTGCCGAAGCGCCGGTCGACCACAGCAAGGCAGTGCGGGAATTGGGTTGGCAGCCAAGGCCTGTCGAGGAATCGATCCGGGAAGCGGCGCGTTTCTGGGCGGCGATGCGCAAGCCGAGAAGGGACGCGAAAACCACCGGGGCCACACCGGCCGATTGA
- a CDS encoding TetR/AcrR family transcriptional regulator, giving the protein MAEDLGRPRDPRIDSAVLRATVELLAETGYSGLLVAAIAERAGTSKPAIYRRWPSKAHLVHEAAFPIGAATALPDQKNLAMDLREMVRRTMSVLTTPAARAALPGLVGEMAADPTLHAALLERFSDILGSGLADWLADAAARREVRADMTAAELAEAIAGLVLLAVLTRPEGLDEAWVDRTTTLLLKGISA; this is encoded by the coding sequence ATGGCAGAAGACCTGGGGCGTCCCCGCGATCCACGTATCGACAGTGCGGTGTTGCGCGCGACCGTGGAGCTTCTCGCCGAGACCGGCTATTCCGGGCTGCTCGTGGCCGCCATCGCGGAACGAGCCGGAACCAGCAAGCCCGCGATCTACCGACGCTGGCCCAGCAAGGCGCACCTCGTGCATGAGGCGGCGTTCCCGATTGGTGCCGCGACCGCCCTCCCCGATCAGAAAAACCTCGCCATGGATTTGCGGGAGATGGTGCGGCGCACCATGTCGGTGCTGACCACACCGGCCGCCCGGGCGGCACTGCCGGGCCTGGTCGGCGAGATGGCCGCGGATCCCACCCTGCATGCGGCGCTACTGGAGCGGTTTTCCGACATTTTGGGCTCCGGGCTGGCGGACTGGCTTGCCGACGCCGCGGCCCGCCGGGAGGTCCGCGCGGACATGACCGCCGCCGAACTGGCCGAGGCCATCGCCGGCTTGGTGCTGCTGGCCGTGCTGACGCGCCCCGAAGGGCTCGATGAGGCGTGGGTGGACCGCACCACGACACTGCTCCTGAAGGGAATCAGCGCATGA
- a CDS encoding sulfotransferase family protein, with protein sequence MTDATTVRLDDLAEPRFTPEARQILDMMGALAADCPLDADALHAKASAETGLSDFGPGDYRERLEVYLAALRDIDGMHAGGVVNFYGQLLQVLKNRLLLTDLLNRHPEINDIELAPPVVIAGLPRTGTTHLHNLLAGPPTFRTMPYWESVEPFPLPNEVGLEPDPRRTRMDVAVSVINTVMPHFALMHEMTTDHVHEEIQLLANDVSTMLLETLAEVPAWRDYYQAHDQTPHYAYLATQLKAMQFLRGGRRWLLKSPQHLEQVPVLDRVFPGSIVVFTHRDPVPVALSMIAMITYSARMHRAPVPVRQIARYWIDRLEQMLNALVVDRDTIGPQRSIDIRFEDFMADELGVAERVYALAGEPFTPEARTAITDYLAGHRRGRLGNVETSCEMFGLDQEDLRSRFAPYVERFLA encoded by the coding sequence GTGACCGACGCCACAACCGTCCGCCTCGACGATCTCGCGGAGCCTCGCTTCACTCCGGAAGCCCGGCAGATCCTCGACATGATGGGCGCACTGGCCGCTGACTGCCCGTTGGATGCCGATGCGCTGCACGCCAAGGCGAGCGCCGAGACCGGCCTGAGCGATTTCGGCCCCGGCGATTATCGCGAACGGCTCGAGGTCTACCTCGCCGCGCTCCGCGACATCGACGGGATGCACGCCGGGGGAGTGGTCAACTTCTACGGCCAGTTGCTGCAGGTGCTCAAGAATCGGCTGTTGCTGACCGACCTGCTGAACCGGCATCCCGAGATCAATGACATCGAGCTGGCGCCGCCGGTGGTGATCGCCGGTCTGCCCCGCACCGGCACCACCCACCTGCACAACCTGCTGGCGGGCCCGCCCACCTTCCGCACCATGCCCTATTGGGAAAGCGTCGAGCCGTTCCCATTGCCCAATGAGGTGGGGCTAGAGCCGGATCCGCGTCGCACCCGCATGGATGTCGCGGTCAGCGTCATCAACACCGTGATGCCGCACTTCGCGCTCATGCACGAGATGACCACCGACCATGTACACGAAGAGATCCAGTTGCTGGCCAACGATGTCTCCACGATGCTGCTGGAAACGTTGGCCGAGGTACCCGCCTGGCGCGACTATTACCAAGCCCACGACCAGACTCCGCACTACGCCTACCTCGCCACCCAACTCAAAGCCATGCAGTTCCTGCGCGGCGGACGGCGCTGGCTGCTCAAGTCACCGCAGCACCTGGAGCAGGTGCCGGTCCTGGACCGCGTCTTTCCCGGCAGCATCGTGGTGTTCACGCACCGCGATCCGGTGCCGGTGGCGTTGTCGATGATCGCGATGATCACCTACTCCGCGCGCATGCACCGCGCGCCGGTCCCGGTGCGGCAGATAGCCCGGTATTGGATCGACCGATTGGAGCAGATGCTCAACGCACTCGTCGTTGACCGGGACACCATCGGCCCGCAGCGCTCGATCGACATCCGATTCGAGGACTTCATGGCCGACGAACTCGGGGTGGCCGAGCGGGTCTACGCGCTGGCCGGTGAACCGTTCACCCCCGAAGCGCGTACCGCGATCACCGATTACCTGGCCGGACACCGCCGCGGGCGGTTGGGAAACGTCGAGACGTCGTGCGAAATGTTCGGCCTCGACCAGGAGGACCTGCGGTCTCGCTTCGCGCCGTATGTCGAGCGATTCCTCGCCTAG
- a CDS encoding TetR/AcrR family transcriptional regulator — MTAMAGGAVVVETDPFRMRLLDGLADSIGERGYRATTVADIVRHARTSKRTFYDQFPSKEQCFLELLRVDIDKLGDNIAAGVDPEADWHDQIRQAVEAYVGYIESRPAITLSWIRELPSLGAAARPVQRRGLQLLSSLLIDLSASPGFQRANLPPLTQPLSVILLGGLRELTALAVEDGKDVREIVEPAVDASVALLGPRH; from the coding sequence GTGACGGCGATGGCTGGCGGCGCGGTGGTCGTCGAGACCGACCCGTTCCGGATGCGGCTGCTCGACGGGCTGGCCGACTCGATCGGCGAGCGTGGGTATCGCGCAACGACGGTCGCCGACATCGTGCGTCACGCGCGCACCTCGAAACGGACGTTCTACGACCAATTCCCCAGCAAGGAGCAGTGCTTCTTGGAGCTGCTGCGCGTCGACATCGACAAACTCGGTGACAACATCGCCGCGGGCGTCGACCCCGAGGCCGACTGGCACGACCAAATCCGGCAGGCGGTCGAGGCCTATGTCGGCTACATCGAGTCCCGCCCGGCCATCACGTTGAGCTGGATCCGGGAACTACCGTCCCTCGGTGCTGCCGCCCGGCCCGTGCAGCGTCGGGGCCTGCAGTTGCTGTCGAGCCTGTTGATCGACCTCAGTGCCAGCCCGGGATTCCAGCGGGCCAACCTGCCGCCGTTGACCCAGCCGTTGTCGGTGATTCTGCTCGGTGGTCTGCGCGAATTGACCGCGCTCGCGGTCGAAGACGGCAAAGACGTCCGGGAGATCGTCGAGCCCGCGGTCGATGCGTCGGTGGCCCTGCTCGGGCCGCGACACTAG
- a CDS encoding zinc-binding dehydrogenase: MPATMRAERFYADTKSVVLEDVPVPEPGPGEVLVKVAFCGICHSDLSLINGTFPAQTPVVTQGHEASGTIAKLGPGVTGWQEGDRVVVAAGRPCQRCPNCRRGDVVNCLRIQLMAFAYDGAWAEYTVAQAAGLTRVPDNVPLEQAAILADAVSTPFGAVVRTGKVAIGESVGVWGVGGVGTHIVQLSRLVGAVPVIAVDINPAVLDRALEIGADYAFNSREDGLSDKIAEVTGGRRLDVAFDAVGLKSTFEQGLECLTPGGRLVGVGMSAESPTVGPTALFGLMRKQVLGHLGYQNVDIETLAKLVSYGRLNLSRSISDVVSLEELPSGIEKLERQEGNPIRILVKP; this comes from the coding sequence ATGCCGGCCACCATGCGCGCCGAGCGCTTCTACGCGGATACCAAAAGCGTTGTGCTGGAAGACGTCCCGGTGCCCGAGCCTGGGCCCGGTGAAGTTCTGGTCAAGGTCGCGTTCTGCGGGATCTGCCATTCGGACCTGAGCCTGATCAACGGCACCTTCCCTGCTCAGACGCCGGTGGTCACCCAGGGCCATGAGGCATCAGGCACCATCGCCAAGCTCGGTCCCGGGGTGACCGGGTGGCAGGAGGGCGACCGGGTGGTGGTCGCCGCCGGCCGGCCGTGCCAGCGGTGCCCGAACTGCCGGCGCGGTGACGTGGTGAATTGTCTGCGAATTCAGTTGATGGCCTTCGCGTATGACGGGGCGTGGGCCGAGTACACGGTGGCGCAGGCGGCCGGGCTGACCCGGGTGCCCGACAACGTTCCGCTCGAGCAGGCGGCGATATTGGCCGACGCGGTGTCCACGCCGTTCGGCGCGGTGGTGCGTACCGGCAAGGTGGCGATCGGCGAATCGGTGGGGGTGTGGGGAGTCGGCGGAGTCGGCACCCACATCGTGCAGCTGTCCCGGTTGGTCGGCGCGGTGCCGGTGATCGCCGTCGACATCAACCCGGCCGTCCTGGACCGTGCGCTGGAGATCGGTGCGGACTATGCGTTCAACTCCCGCGAGGACGGGCTGTCGGACAAGATCGCCGAAGTCACCGGCGGTCGGCGGCTGGATGTGGCATTCGACGCCGTCGGGCTCAAGAGCACATTCGAGCAGGGCCTCGAATGCCTGACGCCCGGCGGACGGCTGGTCGGCGTCGGGATGAGCGCGGAGTCACCGACGGTCGGGCCCACCGCTCTGTTCGGATTGATGCGCAAGCAGGTGCTGGGCCACCTGGGCTACCAGAACGTCGACATCGAGACGCTGGCGAAGCTGGTTTCCTATGGACGCCTTAATCTTTCGCGTTCGATCAGCGACGTCGTGTCACTCGAGGAGCTGCCGTCGGGAATCGAGAAGCTGGAGCGCCAGGAAGGCAACCCGATCCGCATTCTGGTCAAGCCCTGA
- a CDS encoding TOBE domain-containing protein, which yields MRLSTRNQLKGTITEVDLGSVMAIVKVRLDGGDQIVTSSVTKDAAQELGLQVGQPATVFIKSTEVTIGVD from the coding sequence ATGCGCCTGTCGACCCGAAATCAGCTCAAGGGCACCATCACCGAAGTGGACCTCGGCAGCGTGATGGCGATCGTCAAGGTCCGCCTCGACGGCGGTGATCAGATCGTCACCAGCTCGGTCACCAAGGACGCCGCGCAGGAACTCGGCTTGCAGGTCGGTCAGCCCGCGACGGTGTTCATCAAGTCGACCGAAGTGACGATAGGCGTCGACTAG
- a CDS encoding cytochrome P450, translating into MSQAITDAPASSTVNWPPATRLPKLLVGMGFAASRRGMMRWVAHRHGNVFTINLPMYGRAVVVGEPQLAKQIFTTSPEVLGNIQPNLSRMFGSGSVFGLEGDDHRRRRRLLAPPFHGKSMKNYETIIEEETLRETASWPQGQSFPTLPSMMHITLNAILRAVFGAAGAELDDLRRILPPWVTLGSRLAAMPKPKREYGRYSPWGRLAEYRRQYDIVIDRLIDIERSDPNFEERTDVLALMLRSTYDDGSRMSRKDIGDELLTLLAAGHETTASTLGWAFERLTRHPELLAALVEEADNDGQELRQATILEVQRTRTVIDFAARHVYPEVYRLGEWAVPRGSSILVNISHIHEDPDVFPDPQRFDPQRYIGGKPSAFAWIPFGGGTRRCVGAAFANMEMDVVLRTVLRHFTLETTTAPDERWHSRGVAYTPKDGGQVVVRRR; encoded by the coding sequence ATGAGTCAAGCCATCACCGACGCGCCGGCATCGTCGACAGTCAATTGGCCACCGGCGACGCGGTTACCAAAGCTGTTGGTGGGCATGGGCTTTGCCGCTTCGCGGCGAGGCATGATGCGCTGGGTGGCCCACCGGCACGGCAACGTCTTCACGATCAACCTGCCGATGTACGGCCGGGCGGTGGTCGTGGGTGAGCCGCAACTGGCCAAGCAGATCTTCACCACCAGCCCCGAGGTGCTCGGCAATATCCAGCCCAACCTCAGCCGGATGTTCGGCTCCGGTTCGGTGTTCGGACTCGAGGGCGACGATCACCGCCGCCGGCGACGCCTGTTGGCACCGCCGTTTCACGGCAAGAGCATGAAGAATTACGAAACGATCATCGAAGAAGAGACGCTGCGTGAAACCGCTTCCTGGCCGCAAGGCCAGTCGTTCCCGACGCTGCCGTCGATGATGCACATCACTCTCAACGCCATTCTGCGTGCCGTCTTCGGCGCTGCGGGCGCCGAACTCGACGACCTGCGCCGCATCCTCCCGCCGTGGGTCACGCTGGGGTCGCGGCTGGCGGCAATGCCCAAACCGAAGCGGGAATACGGGCGCTACAGCCCCTGGGGCCGGCTCGCCGAGTACCGCAGGCAATACGACATCGTCATCGACCGGTTGATCGACATCGAACGCTCCGATCCGAATTTCGAAGAGCGCACCGACGTGTTGGCGCTGATGCTGCGCAGCACCTACGACGACGGAAGTCGCATGTCCCGCAAGGACATCGGCGACGAGCTGCTCACCCTGCTCGCCGCCGGGCACGAGACCACCGCGTCGACCCTGGGCTGGGCTTTCGAACGATTGACCCGCCACCCCGAGTTACTGGCCGCACTCGTCGAGGAGGCCGACAACGACGGGCAGGAACTGCGGCAGGCCACCATCCTGGAAGTGCAGCGGACCAGGACCGTCATCGACTTCGCGGCGCGCCATGTGTACCCGGAGGTCTATCGGCTAGGCGAGTGGGCAGTTCCCCGTGGCAGCTCGATCCTGGTGAACATCTCGCACATTCACGAAGACCCCGACGTCTTCCCCGACCCGCAGCGCTTCGACCCCCAGCGCTACATCGGGGGCAAGCCGTCGGCGTTCGCGTGGATTCCGTTCGGTGGGGGCACCCGCCGCTGCGTGGGCGCGGCATTCGCCAACATGGAAATGGACGTGGTGCTACGAACCGTCTTGCGCCACTTCACTCTTGAGACGACGACCGCCCCCGACGAGCGGTGGCACAGCCGCGGTGTCGCCTACACACCCAAGGACGGCGGACAGGTGGTCGTGCGCCGCCGCTGA
- the msrA gene encoding peptide-methionine (S)-S-oxide reductase MsrA, whose translation MAEAQKAILAGGCFWGMQELIRKQPGVISTRVGYSGGDVPNATYRNHGTHAEAVEIIYDPAVTDYRTLLEFFFQIHDPTTKNRQGNDRGLSYRSAIFYLDDEQKRVALDTIADVEASGLWPGKVVTEVTAAGDFWEAEPEHQDYLQHYPNGYTCHFVRPGWKLPRRAAAGQ comes from the coding sequence ATGGCGGAAGCGCAGAAGGCGATCCTGGCCGGCGGTTGCTTTTGGGGAATGCAGGAACTCATTCGTAAGCAGCCGGGCGTGATTTCGACGCGGGTGGGCTACAGCGGCGGCGACGTCCCGAACGCGACCTACCGCAACCACGGCACCCACGCCGAGGCCGTCGAGATCATCTACGACCCCGCCGTCACCGACTACCGCACGTTGCTGGAGTTCTTCTTTCAGATCCACGACCCGACGACCAAGAACCGGCAGGGCAACGACCGTGGCCTGAGCTACCGGTCAGCCATTTTCTACCTCGACGACGAGCAGAAGCGCGTCGCACTGGACACCATCGCCGATGTGGAGGCCTCCGGCCTGTGGCCCGGGAAGGTGGTCACCGAGGTGACCGCCGCCGGGGACTTCTGGGAAGCCGAACCCGAACATCAGGATTACCTGCAGCACTACCCCAACGGGTACACCTGCCATTTCGTGCGGCCCGGCTGGAAGTTGCCGCGGCGCGCGGCCGCCGGTCAGTAG